The genomic segment TGTGTAAAATATAGCGACTATCTTGTCTGCAGGGAGGGCCACACAGGGCCTCATGTAGACAAAGGAACAGGGAATGAAGAACAGGCTTACAACCACCACGTGACAGGCACAGGTGGACAGGGCCTTCAACCGGCCTTCTGAGGTCTGGCTCCTCAGGGAACACAGGATGACCACGTAGGAAGCGAGCAGGACCATGAAGCTGATCACCGAAATGAAGCCACCATTGGTGATGATCAGCACACCAATGAGGAAGGTGTCGGAGCAGGCCAGCTTCAGCACGGGGTGCACATCACAGAAGTAGTGGTCAAGGACCTTGGGGCCACAGAAGGGCAGCTGGAAAATGAGGAAGGTCAGCCCCATGGAATGCAGCAAGCCCCCGCCCCATGCTGCTCCCACCAGGAGGCCGCACACGCGCCGGTTCATGATGCTCCTGTAGTGCAggggcttgcagatggccacgtagcggtcataggccatcactgTCAGGAGGAAGACCTCAGTGCCACCAAAGAAGTGGAGGAAAAATATCTGTGTGATGCATCCCTTGAGGGAAATGACTGTCCTCTCAATAAAAGAGTCAAGGATGAGCTTGGGGGCTGTGACGGAACAGTAACACATTTCCACAAAGGACAAGTAGCCGAGGAAGAAATACATGGGGGAGGTGAGCCCTTTGCTGGCCACGATGGTCACCACAATGAGGCCATTGCCCAGCACACTGGCCAAGTACATgaggagaaaaatcacagaaatgaccTTCTGCGTGCCCCGGTTCTGGGAAAATCCCAAGAAAGTGATTTCAGTCACATTGCTCGGAGGGACCATGTTTTAAAGCACAGAGGCTGATGGCCTGGATTAACAGAAATCAAAGAACTGTCCTTCAATAATCAGAAACATCCTTCTCAGACCTTGACGGCAATTGTCATTCTGCTCCCTCTTGAGTCCCACCCTGCCTTGGGCATCTCCCATACATGTTCTCCGCAAGGCAAGGGGCAAAATGATGATTATTGGCTGTTCAGTATTCTTCCCAAAAGATTTGGGTTTATGATAAAACTACCTTGAAGGGTTTTTTCTGATCCTCACTACAAAAATGTGAGGCATCCTGGCCggtgctcagctggttggagcatcggcctgtgcaccaaaagttgtAGACAGAGCCCCAGTCGGGAcacgtgtgggaggcagccgaccaacgtctgtctgtctgtctgtctgtctctctccctttctctctttcaaatcaataaatatctccTCTGTGGGGATTAAAGAAAAATGCGTGGCTATTTTATACCtaagaaaattgagactcagaaagaTTCGGTCACTAACTCAAAGCCACAGAGCTCATATCTGAACTGAGgtctgtatcttttaaaatgcagatgcttCCGCTTCATCTTCTGCTCCTGAACTTCGCTTGGCTGCACAGTAAGAGTTTCAGCCCATCCTGCCTCACACCGTAATGTGGAACCAGTTGTCTTTGCTGTGACTGCCAGAGTTTCTCCACCCCAGTTATTCTGCCACCTGTGAAACTAAGCTGGCTCGCTAGCAGGCAGAAAGAAGAAGCTGAAAAGGGGAAGGCGAGTCACCAAGCTTCCACTACCATTCCTGCAGATggagatggggaagaggaaaTGTGAGGCAGTAGCAGGCTGCCTCTACAATCCTGGAACCCATGGCTAAGAAATAATTCAAAGGTCATTTCAGTTTCCACTTTATAAAAGCCTATTATTATTCCGTGGGGATGTCACGCATGCTCACCACAGAGCTTCAGAGCAGTCCGCACCAGAAGAAGTCCGCCCGGCAGTGGGGGGTCAGGACCGCCTCCTGAAGCACACGTGAGTGAAGGAGTCCCCGACATGCACTGCAGAGGGCTCTGAACACAGACTAGGTGAGCAGACACGGGAACTCCATCGTCACAGCCTCTGAGCAGTCACTCCCTCGGGGTGAAACATGCCTGCCCGCAAACCAGCTCGCAGCCCCCCCGACATGTGACAGAGCAGCTGCAGCACTGTGACCTGGGGACAGGAGCACAGGCCTCGgggtcaggagacctgggttcagtCTTAGCTCTGCTGCTTGGCAGCTAGCTGTGACATTAAACAAGCACAGAATCTCCTCCAAGCccagaattttcatttaaaaaaaaaaaaaaaaaaaaaacagaaagaaaataccttTTCCATGGTGCTATTTTGAgattaagttttaaaacaaacagtAATAGTACAAGAGAATAACTGGCAAGAGCATTGGCGTATAATTGAACATGCTTGTACTCTGCCTGTGTCCCATCAGGGCAGCGAGCCGGGGACTCGCCGGGGTGCTCCTGCTTTAGGAGCAGGCCAGATACCACCTCTGCGTGGACCTGCCGCACCCTAGGGTTCTCATCTGAGCCTCCGCCCACGGCCTGTGGACTAGCGGGCTCTGTGATACAACAGGACCGGATATGCCAAGTGACTTGCTAAGCCAGTCacataaagaaaaacactgtCTGAGCCCACAATGCCCGGAGAGCGGTACGGTTTATTGGGACAAAGTAGAAcgcagttgccaggggctggggagggagcacGTGGAGTCCGTGCGTAAGGGAGCACAGTTTCAGTTCGGGACAGCGCACGTTCTTGAGGTGGATGCTGGTGGCAGTTGCACAACCACGTGACGAACTGTGCGTATAAAAATGGTTGAGGTGGTAAATTtgatgttatgtgtattttacctaattaaacaaacaaacccaaatgaCTCCTGTTTCCCCTCCTCAGACCCACCTCCAAGGACAAGGTCAGATttgtctttccccctcccccgccccctttaGTCTCTTTCTTATGCCTATTAGGGGGCTGGTTAGTTTCAAAAGATGCAGAGTAACTGAGGATGAGAAACTGGCACACGCTGTAGAACGTCAATTTCATGTTAATATGTAAGGCAGGTCAGATATGACACCCTTATTAGGCAGCCAACATAAGGCAGCTTCAGGGGTAAGAGATAATGAAAGCATCTGGAAAATACAGGCCTCAGCTCAGATATGTGCTGTGTGGCCTTCGGGAagtgactcaacctctctgagcacAGAGCTCTCCTCTCACTGTTGTGTCCTTCCCTTACCTCTCCATCAGGCTTCACTGTGTTCCCAGCTGATTTGCGCCATGACCAGTGTTTCCACCCGGGATGTTTTCTATACGGAGAGCAGGAATCTTCAGTGGGCTGTTTCACCCTGGTAGCCAAACTGGCTCTATTACTAGGCAAGTCATCTCTGTGAAATTAAGCTTTGAAAGTAAACACTCGCTGCTTCTATAATGGCTTCTGATTAGGGGTGTCAGTGAGAGTCCCTCTCAGAGGCTTTGTAGGGACCACTTTAGGTTCcaggtaaaaatgtaaaattaagttTTTGCTTTCCAGAGTTGTCGAAGGTAGCAGAGTGAGATGTATACATACAGTGGAGTCATCAAATCTCCTctgaaaagttaaatttttaaaggccatggaatggaagaaagaaaaggaaattcacaTGTATTGAAACTGAGTAGAAATGGAGGACATTTTAGAGATAATTTCACAAACAGGTCATCAGACCCCTAAGCCATTGATGGTGGCAGTGACTTCCTTATAGAATAACTTTAATCCTGACTTTTTGATTGGCAGGAAGAGACTCTGAAAGACAAGCACGAGATCGTATGCCTTTTTCCGCGGCTTGTGGTTCAGGAAACTTAAACAGGATGACATATAATAGAAGCTTGAGACAGATTGGCCCCGATGGGCAACTTCTGTGAAAATGTTTCAGTCTTTACAATAAATCTGGTCCCCACCTCATGGTTCCTCATGGTATCTTTCCTATCACAGAAGTCCATGCCCTGGGGGTTTCTGAAAAATGAGACTGGTCTACCTGGCCTTTTCTAGcattccttttctcctgctttctccccaAAGATATCCTGTCGCCAGAGGAGTCCGCACAGGGCCTGTCCTTGCTAGTGTCCCTGACCGAGGAATTGGAGGCTGTTAAATCGGAAGGAAGAGGAACCTGGACCCAGAATCACACAGCTAGTTGGGGTGCAGCCCAGACTAGGATCAGGCTCCACAGTCTCAGGTCAATACTGGCTTCCCTGCTCTTTTCCACAGACTCCTCCCCCGGTGCTCCCCCAGAGCTGGATTCCCTGATGGAGGGAGGGTGTGGAGAGAGAAGATATACTGTagttttcagactgtaagacgcactccccccaccccagtttgggaggaaaaggtgggtgcgtcttatagtccaaatgtagcttgcatttacatttacattggtgaactattatgttatttatgttattaaatattttaccccattttttgcttcaatttttttttcctattttcctcatctaaaacctaggtgtgtcttatggtccaaaaaatacggtatgtgTTTCTAATAAAAGGCAAAGCAACACTGTAGAGTtaagatctaaaaaaaaattcacactgaGAAAATGAACCATAATGTGGGCCGACTTCAGTTTTCCACCTCCGGCCCAGACAGCCTGTGAGGAGTGTGGAGGCCCCGGGAGGAGAGGGTAGTTTAGGAATTGGCCGGACTGGGCTGCCAGTGAAAGAAGCCTTTGCCAGGTGCTTGGTGGCAAGGTCCGAGCTCCAGCACTCTGTCACCAGGGGTCAGATTATTCTCCGGCCGTTTCACCTACCTTTGTCAGGGCTCCTCAGAGAAGAGCACGGAAACTTCTGGAGGCTTTAGAAGAGTCTCATATCCACTGTCACTCCTTTCAACCGGAGGTTGGGGGAGTTGGGTAGGGGGAACTCAGTAGATGTTAATAAGTACTAGGATTTGATCCCTGAATCCTCCATCTGCTACTGTATCTATTTCAAAACCAAGGTATCACTGCAAGGGGCCTATAAATATaaggatttcatttatatataagtagaaataaaaataaaaagactaatgTGTATGGGGGGGTATCTAGTATAAAAATAGCTCTTCAACAAAACAgccaagcaagcaaaatataaccagagacattgaaattaagaacaaactggcagtaaccagacaggaggtgggaggggataatgaggggggaaaggggaaatggttttcaggaacatctatgaaGGCCgtatgggcaaagccaaaggggggtaggatcaagggtaggaagtggggatggctggcaggggggtgggaggagtgggggggagggaaatggagacaactgtacttgaacaacattttaaaaaatgtggggaaaaaaagaatggaaaaaatagcTCTTCTTTTTGAAACTAATTCCAAAGCATGTCTCTATAGAACTTCAGGGAATGAACCTACCTTGAATATTGTTTTGTTGCTTTGATTCTTAACTTTCTCTTCTGGATATTTTGTAGTCAGAAAGCTGATTCACTTGCACAAGTCATCCCAGGAAAAGAAAGATTTGCTTCactaacatgtaaaaataaagtaatcaaagaaatataaGGTGGGGGACTCCAGAAAATAgagttatcttctggagagcaggccctTAGTAGAGGCTTCCCCAGCTACGTGAGTGCTATAGGAACCCATATGGATCAgtataccagctggtgttgttgtgagaggctgcgcctggcttcagtgaatttcttttgaagactgtttcaatgcgtttgcccattcatttcatgatgggtgatttacaagcacacctgcccacactgcactgagtgttcagcagttttttaccaaaaacagcatgagccccatgccccatcctccctattcactcagtcttccccaagcaactttttttttgtttccccagatgaaaaaagtccgcaaagagaaacattttcctgatgtgggagaggagaaacaaaaaacagcagaaacactgaaaggcatcaaaactgacaagctcaaaaactgctttgagcagtggaaaaaaggtctcgataggtgtattgcatcaaatggagagtactgtaAAGGTGACTGGCATTTAAACATGTaggagtaaatacacaattttttataaataaattccaggtctTGGGGGAATTAGTGTTCACTGATCTAACACCTGGACATCTTGCTAAGGTGGGTCCTCAG from the Desmodus rotundus isolate HL8 chromosome 5, HLdesRot8A.1, whole genome shotgun sequence genome contains:
- the LOC128780975 gene encoding olfactory receptor 4X1-like — its product is MVPPSNVTEITFLGFSQNRGTQKVISVIFLLMYLASVLGNGLIVVTIVASKGLTSPMYFFLGYLSFVEMCYCSVTAPKLILDSFIERTVISLKGCITQIFFLHFFGGTEVFLLTVMAYDRYVAICKPLHYRSIMNRRVCGLLVGAAWGGGLLHSMGLTFLIFQLPFCGPKVLDHYFCDVHPVLKLACSDTFLIGVLIITNGGFISVISFMVLLASYVVILCSLRSQTSEGRLKALSTCACHVVVVSLFFIPCSFVYMRPCVALPADKIVAIFYTVVTPLLNPIIYSFRNAEVKSAMRRLMDRSDSGRKINNLGRANGRIKGREIGAQDSQFASTSN